The Fundulus heteroclitus isolate FHET01 unplaced genomic scaffold, MU-UCD_Fhet_4.1 scaffold_46, whole genome shotgun sequence genomic sequence GGCTACTTTTATGAGAAAACCCTTTTGCACAAGTTGCACAGGAGAAAGGTTTCTCCCCTGTGTGAGTTCTTATGTGACAAGCCAGATGACTACCAATGCtgaaagatttatcacacaATTGACAAGCGTATGGCTTCTTGCCCATATGCGTTTGTATGTGCATATTTAGTGTATCTTTACGAGAAAACCCTTTTGCACAAGTTGGACAGGAAAAAGGCTTCTCATCCATATGGGTTCTTATGTGAATATTCAGAGTATGTTTACGAGAAAACCCTTTTGCACAAGTTGGACAGGAGAAAGTCTTCTCCCCTGTGTGGGCTCTCATGTGGATGGTTAAATTACTTTGAGTGGGGAAACCTTTTCCACAAAGCACACACAGGAAAGATTTCTCTCCTGTATTTCCTCTCATGTGATTAGTCAAACATCTACACGTGGTGAAACATTTACCACATGCTTCACAAGGTTTATtggttttatgtctttttaGTTTTGAACCATCACTGTGATCTTTGGTTTTCTCTCGTCTCTTTTTATGCTTTAGCGCTTCATCTGTGTTTGATCCTGACTCTTCATTATTATCCTGCTGATCTTGCTTCTCACCTTCAGGGGAGTCTGAATTGAGAAGTTGGTTCATTTTCTCTTCTGGTTCATTTGTGTCATGTTTTAAATCCAGAGGAGTCACCTTAAAGGTGTCAGCCTCCTGCTTCACTACAAGCTGCGCCTCATCCTCATTACTCCAGAGATCCCCATGTTCCTCTTTAATCTTtacaggttctggttcctcctttGTCACATTCATCTGTTGGAGTTCAGGTTCAACTTGAAATAGTTTGTCACAGGCAGAAAACCCTACAAAGGTTTCTGTCTCCTGCTTAACAAGATGCTTTTCATCTGGTAAGATACACAGTCCAAGCTGTTCTTCTTTAATTCCttgaggttctggttcttcctCTTTCATGTCTTTGGTGTTTGGTTCCTTCAGGTTAATAATGAAGTTCCTCACTTGGCCACTGGCCGATTGATCAGCAAGAACCTTCCAAGAGAACAAGATGCTGTGAAATGTCTGAGGagtgaaaaacagaagaaattaaTAAGATTTACAAAGTAAAGTGTAACTTTCATTCAGAGCCAGACAATGCTCTGATAAAAATCACTCCACATAACTAGGTTAAGGTTGCACAGTCTAGGCTCAACACTCCTCCCAAATGGTTCACTATACTGGATCTAAATATCTTCCATGAGGATGTGGGTCTAGATAGACATGCCCTCTCCAATTGATTATCAGGGCTGGTATCACCCCAGCCATACAAGACAGACCTCAACTCCTAGGCACATGCTGTGTGTACATGTTCCATCTTCAACTCTGCTCTATGGTCATAACTTGTGGACAATGACCACAGGAACAAAATCCAGGTAACAAATGGATGGTCTTAATATCTCTCCTGCCTTTGGGAAAAGATGAAGAGTTCCAAAATACACTTGAGGCTCCTGAATTAAAGTTTTGATCTCTGTATTAGACATTAAAATTACCCAATCCTGCAGATGTTTCACTTTAAAGATTATGTTCTACCATTAATACAAATGTTCGCCGTTATCCTTTTTGTGTTCAACATTCAGGTTTAAATGAATAGCAGGTACAGAAAATGCTTCACATCACATACATTTATTCCAGAACACAAAAACTACTGCTTTGTAAATCATAAACCCTGAAGcgcttttatttcaattaaaacCACAGCTTTTCCGCTCTTTATGGCCCCCCACCAATATGGCAAATGTGCTGGAATGTCACGGCCCCTCAGACAGGCTAGCTAGATAGCTAGGAGGCTTTAGCCCCTCTTTCATTTGAAGGTATCTAGTTATGCTAAGCTGAGGTGAACCTTGAAAACATGTCCAGAGGGTCAGTTCCTCTGCAAGGGTCGAAAAAAGATAcgataaaacaaatctgactaAACAAAATTACTATTCAGTTTTAGAGGGAACAGTGTGGGTGAAATGTTTGCGActgttttactgtaattctttTTCAACTTATggacactacactacggatgaagatgaTCGATTCTTGTTTTAGACAAtatgatttaaagaaaactccatattggcaaaatgctggcaaagttttaattgtgttttcagACACGACAATTGGAGAATGAAGTTTCACGGACCATGCTGGTCCTGGAAGGATGTTGTGCAGCTGAACAGAATTCAAAAACTCTGAAACTTTACGCTACCTGCTGATGCGAAGGAGAAATTGCGAACGCCGCATTTACTGGATATATTGAAGTAAGTAGAGGcgcaaaaaaaagcaaataattaGGATGCCGCTTAAATCTGCCACTCCGGCAGATATCAAAGAGTCGGTCACGGGCTTAAATGGATAAAATTGCAAGATTAGAATAATGATTTAttctactaactaacatgggtaaattggGAATAAAGTACCAGTGAAGATTGTTTGGAATTGCACGCAGTTAACTAAAAGATTTAAGGAGACTTAAATCAAGGTGAACCTTGACACAGTAGAGACTAGAAACAGCCATGAAATGAGTAAGATGataaaattatgttgcagagaactttcaactgtcagacattgAAAGGTGAGACACACGTTGGATGTATTCTGTTAAGAATTTCTCAGGAAACTTctgcaaatacatttgaatttaaGATTACTCCTTTAATATGGGTCATTGCAGGATTTTAgctgagagctaaataattgtgagCAGGAATATCTGGATGGGAAAGTGCTTGAAGGAGGTTTTGAGTAAATGATGAtgtttgataagaacactaattacacttttgtttctgttttggaacagaaaacaaagcctCGTGTTTGCCAACCATATACAAGGAGCAGTTTAGTAGTGagaattgcaaaaataaaatgctcattaCCCAAGCCAGAACTGAACACACACTGCCATGCAGTTGTATCATTTCCTACAAGTGGAGGAACAAGAAGAGGACTGACGAAGCTGTGgaagaagaagccagagaactgtGATTTCTTAACCTGATACAGAGGAGTTGCCTGAGAACCCTGAGCCGACCATTTATGCGCGATTAGATTCACGTCTGCCATGTGCTCTGAATGGCCTAAAAGCTTTCTTTACGTTGTGTTCTTGACGTACTGACAATTTTCATATTGTATTACTGTGTTTTTGAACCGCCCTATTCCACTGACTTCATGATCCTGTTTGATTTTGTGTGTTAGGacatttatactgtgatgttgcattatgttgatcgtTGTGGTTCTTTGATGAAGAATGGAAACTGCCTGCTTcggacacacacaccaacacctGCAGTTTaagcaatctttttgctttgacaTAGGGAGAAGCAGGATCTGATTGGCACCAAAGATCCTTAAAATACTTGGTAATGATCATTTTCAGATTCAATATGGGGCCTTCTTGCTTAGATTGGCCGAAAGAGGAATTTTCTTGAGGGTCTCATCAATTTTTACCATCTCTTAGAGGGGATGGCGTTTTCTGGAGGGAAAGACCCTGCCCGCCctgtgatgccccctactggtcgaggactaaggcctctgtttATGGGTCGcactacccgctgcgccacgaGCACGCCCCGCTAACGgacattttaacttattttttatgATGTGCTTTTTGGGCACATCAACAGGGGGAATTGTTGGATATTATGAggttacagagactggactggcATTATCTGACATACTTAAATTGGACAGAATGACGGATTGGGGGAAATGTGGCGGCTaggacacgtctgcattatAGTATCCTccccaccaatgtgatgaaagGAACACTGATATTATACTGTGCACGCCCCTGAATGAGTGTACACAATGTgtcctacttaatgtctgtgtgaggaatgaacgGGGATCTCGGACATCCAGAAATCTGCCCGTCGCGTTGTTTATGAGattccagtactgaagctgtaaacatccctctgccttttagatcaaatatggtaaaatatagttttggtttcaagagtctttttatttctacagaagtccacaatagaaacaccacattattcagtaAAATTACCTGGGGTGACCGCAGCATGGTCAATAGAGTAACAATTGCATGTTTGTTGGTCagtttttttgccttcattatgtgtaatgtgaaccgaagtagccaaagagaaatttcgcCGCCGTAAGACGCGtcccaaaatgttctgtgctgcACAGCGCTGTGGCCCCATCCTCCACACGCATGCGCTGTAAATTCATGAATTGATCGGAACAAGTATTTAGATGGACGCTGATCTGTttatggatcataaaccagCCCCCTCAAtcaaaatacaatttcattctggtTGTAATAATTTGCTGAAATAGTCTGAGTAAAGGTGTATGGGAGAGAGGTGTAGTGCTCTGAACAAaattttcaagaatcaagattctttattgttgcTGTGTAACCGTagtgaaattttggtgagacattCAGAATGATAAGAAGCAgacccaaattaaaaacacagaataacGAGACATAAGTCCTAAAGGACACCCTCAAAAATGCAAAACCCtcagaagaaattaaaagtatttggCAGAAAAACATGTGGAAGGATAAATGTAGCATATGGCATTTACATAAAAcgcagcttgtgctgaaacagtccATGAAATGGGCTGGATGTTGGTTTCGATGGTCAAAAATAGTGTTTTTGCTCTGGTTGCATTGTTATGCACAATTATTTCCCTAGATGACACGGCAATTTTACAGCTTCACTTCTGTTGTGTTAAATCGCTGTTCATATAGACAATAATTAACTTCtttatatgaagaaaaaatatttattacctAAAATAATTGTAACAGAACACCCCAGTAGCAACTTGTGTTTTGTGGGTTTATTTGTTCTCAgtctaaatgttacattttggaaaaaagaaatggaaattaaaaaaaatcatccaattCATTGATTATTAGAATATTCAACCGATTAATTGATTATTAAAACAATTGTTAGTTGCAGCTctaatttataaatatatatatatatatatatatatatatatatatatatatatatatatatatatatatatatatatatatagatagttagatagatagatagatagatagatagatagatagatagatagatagatagataagcttctgcgttacattaacgcaccgTTTACTGAGTgcatatagcttctgtataaatatccattgtattttattttatttttgtctgcgcCATCAAcaccttgtaagtgcaaacctacttggcaataaacttgattccgATTCtgatatgtaaatgcttaagaATGGATCTCTAATTGCAAAACCTACTTTTTTGAATAATTACAAACaccaaatgtctttattttagtttaaaccGCGGCTCTTAGCCTCAATTCAGTGGTTTATTCGTCAGCGTTTCCCttcccaatatggcggacgcacTCATTTATCGCTGCAGCCCAGACAATTAAAACAATAGTTACTGTGAGGTTCTAGCTTCTTACCGGTCACATTAGCTTTTGTTCCTCGGAGAAAAGCCTCCAAACAGCCCAGAGTCCAATAAGTGTCCAGTGTTCTCAATGAGAAGTcactttttcccttttcctctAACAGGAAACTTCTCTGGCCGTTAGCTTCTCAGTTAGCTCTGATGCTAACTGCTCCCTCGCAGGCTGTCGCTTCTTCTAAAACGGAGACAAATAGCGGTTAAGACGAGCTGCACATGCTGTCAGAGTCTAGGAGGCTTTAGCTTTGTCTCTTACCCACTGATGTGTCCAATGAGCCGACGCTTCGGAGCGTGTGTCGATTAATCCAGTGAGACTTTCTGTGAAGCGCTTTTCGAGGTTTGTGTCGATGACGTTTGAAGCCCTGAAAGCAAATCGTACCACTGGGCTCGTTCTAAAAGGAGGACTGTCACtacccatttttatttttatttatttttatgcgAACCAACTGGGGCGCATCCAGAGAGCATGGTTTTATATATGTAAAATCTAGGAGTATTAAGTTTATTGTAAAGCACCAATTTCAATCTCAAGATTCAAATTTGATTATAATATCTTTGGGAATGAATTTAATGGTCTGTTTAGATCATTCAGAGGAATTTTTCCATGCTACCccctcaaaaaagaaaaacttaaaagagAGAGGACTATTGAAATATCAATGTATTACAGTCTCTGGTTCAACTGTGGTTTAAAGGTACAAATCTTTAAAACAGACTCTTTTGTTACAAGGGTAAATTTTGtgcaaaaattttaaattaaaatcctttattttatttgaaatgcaaTACTGAGAGTGGGTCATCCAGGTCTTTTTCGTATATTAATAAACAAGGCTTTCCAGAAAAACTTTCCTTTTGgtgataaaatatttcagcaaaaactttccttttggtgataaaatatttcagctctgTAGTAACTTTCTTATATGCTGATTTGAACATTTATGTAAATTCCTCCAGTCTCTAGAAAGGGtttctgcaaacatttttttttatatttaagatGTACTTTCATTTATTACACCATTCCAAGAGGGATGGCCTTAATTACAGAGGCAAACTGTCAaactgttgatccatccattcccttagctcttagtagtaatgattttatgggattcttcataaataaaattgatgccattaaaaataaaataattggcatcctcccaaacatgattacctcatccccAGTAAgtaaggcagcattggaggaatctttagaacctgcgcagtgtttgaactgtttagaagcagtagagctttctgagctatctaaaattttagcttcatctaaaccttctacctgtatgttagacccaatcccaaccaagttgtttaaggagatattccctttgatcagtggcactattttagacatgattaatctatccttagtaaatggatatgtaccacaggtttttaaagtagctgttattaaacctttacttaagaaaccttctcttgatcaagatgagttagtaaactacagacctatatctaatcttcttttcttatctaaaattattgagaaagtagttgctaatcaactatgtgaacatttacaaagtaatgacctacttgaggagtttcagtcaggcttcagagctcatcatagcattgaaacagctctggtgaaggtcactaattatattctcatggcctcagataatggacttgtgtctgtacttgtcctgttagatcttagtgctgcatttgatacagttgatcacaaaattctcctacaaagacttgaacatactgtagggattaaggggaaagcattaagctggtttaaatcttatctgtcggacagattccagtttgttcatgttaataataaatcttcctcaaactctagggtcacctgtggagtaccacagtattcagtccttggaccaattctatttactatatatatgcttccgattggcaaaattatcagacagcatgggattaatttccactgttatgctgatgacactcagctatatttatccataaatcctgatgaatccaatcaattacttcgactgcagtcatgtcttgatgacatcaaaagctggatgactttaaatttcctgcatctaaattctgacaagaccgaagttgtaatctttgggccagagtcctcaaaaaataaagttcttaatcaatcacttaatctggatggcattaacttggcctctggtaataaagtaaaaaaccttggtgtttgaccaagacatgtcatttaaatcccatattaaacaggtttccagagtttccttttttcacctccggaatattgccaaaattaaaaacattctgtccaggagtgatgctgaaaaactagtccatgcatttgttacttcaaggctggactattgtaattctttactatcaggaagtccacaaaatgcagttcaaagccttcagctgatccaaaatgctgcagcaagagttctgatgaaaatcaacaagcgggatcatatttctccaattttagcttcccttcattggcttcctgttaaatcaagaatagaatttaaaattcttcttctaacgtataaagcccttaatagtcaagctccatcatatatcagagctctgattaccccgtatgttcctaacagagcacttcgctctcagactgcaggtctgctggtggttcctagagtctctaaaagtagaatgggaggcagatcctttagctatcaggctcctctcctgtggaaccaacttccagttttggtccgtgaggcagacaccccgtctacttttaagactaatcttaaaactttgctttttgacaaagcttatagttagagtggctcatgttaccctgagctatctctatagttgtgctgctataggcttaggctactgaaggacatcagggcctatttttttcactctactgatttctactgttctccagtctactgttctccagatttgcattgcattacattgaaatgacatttcagcttttaactttttgttctctctcttttttcttcatagtaggtacacctggtctggcgttctgttaactgtgacatcatccagagaagacggctcacccgctactaccatctaatgtagaacagattactagatcaatgtgtgcttctgtgctttttgtctgtcttgttgtgtctctgttctgtcttctgtaacccccagtcagtcgaggcagatgaccgttcatactgagcccggttctgctagaggtttttccttcccgctaacgggtgttttttctttccactgtcgcttcatgcttgctcagtatgagggattgcagcaaagccatgtacaatgcagacgactctccctgtggctctacggtttcccaggagtgaatgctgcttgtcgggactttgatgcaatcaactggttttcttatataggaacatttttgaccaatctgtataatctgacccaatctgtataatatgattgaacttaactttgtaaagtgccttgagatgacatgtttcatgaattggcgctatataaataaaattaaattgaattgaaaactcTTGGCCATATTCATCAAAAGATTGTACCTCTATCAATCCAATTCTTTTTATATATGCTTTTACTATAAACAGTAATATGACCATTATTACAAATTATTTCCTTATGTGGGGAAAAATTGTGAATGTGACATAATTTCCCTACTGAA encodes the following:
- the LOC110368248 gene encoding gastrula zinc finger protein XlCGF57.1-like, with amino-acid sequence MKEEEPEPQGIKEEQLGLCILPDEKHLVKQETETFVGFSACDKLFQVEPELQQMNVTKEEPEPVKIKEEHGDLWSNEDEAQLVVKQEADTFKVTPLDLKHDTNEPEEKMNQLLNSDSPEGEKQDQQDNNEESGSNTDEALKHKKRREKTKDHSDGSKLKRHKTNKPCEACGKCFTTCRCLTNHMRGNTGEKSFLCVLCGKGFPTQSNLTIHMRAHTGEKTFSCPTCAKGFSRKHTLNIHIRTHMDEKPFSCPTCAKGFSRKDTLNMHIQTHMGKKPYACQLCDKSFSIGSHLACHIRTHTGEKPFSCATCAKGFSHKSSLRQHIRTHMDRKSFSCPTCAKRHSSKRSLNMHIQSHTGQKPYACEMCDKSYTKDCHLARHVRTHTGEKPFSCPTCAKGFSQKCNLDKHVRTHTGEKPYSCPTCAKGFAQKGNLRMHIQTHTGKKPYACEMCDKSFSAGSHLGYHMRTHTGEKPLSCEVCEKSFIRRGNLVVHMRTHSGEKPYSCTVCKKSFTRKSNLIGHMRTHSGEKPYHCKVCNKSFTHCSNMNKHMRTHI